The following coding sequences are from one Sciurus carolinensis chromosome 11, mSciCar1.2, whole genome shotgun sequence window:
- the Ddi1 gene encoding protein DDI1 homolog 1, whose product MLITVYCVRRDLSEATFSLQVSPDFELCNFRVLCELESGVPVEEIQIFHMERLLAEDHYSLGSYGLKDGDVVVLLQKDNVGSRPVGRTSNQPRVDFCGTAVPGTSSSRQQHQHQHQKRASSVQTSHGLASGEKMTSTQGLNSPTLIRSMLLSSPHDLSLLKERNPTLAEALLSGNLETFSQVLMEQQRERSLREQERLRLYSSDPFDRDAQARIEEEIRQQNIEENMNIAMEEAPESFGQVAMLYVNCKVNGYPLKAFVDSGAQMTIMSQACAERCNIIRLVDRRWAGVAKGVGTQRIIGRIHLSQIQIEGDFLQCSFSILEEQPMDILLGLDMLRRHQCSIDLKKNVLVIGTTGTQTHFLPEGELPSCAKLVSGTGQEESSNKEAADNKKRSVMDSGRKKH is encoded by the exons ATGCTGATCACTGTGTACTGTGTGCGAAGGGACCTCTCCGAGGCAACCTTCTCCCTCCAAGTCAGCCCTGACTTTGAGCTTTGCAACTTTCGGGTCCTTTGTGAGCTCGAGTCTGGAGTCCCCGTCGAAGAGATCCAGATTTTCCACATGGAGCGACTCTTGGCAGAAGACCACTATTCCCTGGGCTCCTACGGCCTCAAAGACGGTGATGTTGTTGTTTTACTTCAAAAGGATAATGTGGGATCTCGGCCTGTTGGGCGGACCTCAAACCAGCCTCGAGTAGATTTCTGTGGGACTGCAGTACCTGGGACTTCAAGCTCCAGG CAGCAGCACCAACACCAGCATCAGAAACGTGCATCATCAGTACAGACGTCCCATGGCTTGGCCTCCGGAGAGAAGATGACTTCTACTCAAGGTCTGAACAGCCCCACTTTGATTCGAAGCATGCTGCTTTCCAGTCCCCATGATCTGTCCCTGCTGAAGGAGCGCAATCCCACCTTGGCAGAAGCTCTGCTCAGCGGAAACCTTGAGACATTTTCTCAGGTCTTGATGGAGCAGCAAAGGGAAAGGTCCTTGAGAGAGCAAGAGAGGCTTCGCCTCTATTCTTCTGATCCCTTTGATCGGGATGCTCAAGCCagaatagaagaagaaattaggcagcagaacattgaagaaaacatgaatatagCAATGGAAGAGGCCCCTGAGAGTTTCGGACAAGTAGCGATGCTCTATGTCAACTGCAAAGTGAATGGATATCCTTTGAAGGCTTTTGTTGACTCAGGTGCCCAAATGACCATTATGAGTCAAGCTTGTGCCGAGAGATGTAACATAATTAGGCTGGTGGACCGAAGATGGGCTGGAGTTGCTAAAGGAGTGGGCACACAGAGGATTATTGGCCGCATTCATCTATCTCAGATTCAAATTGAAGGTGACTTCTTACAATGCTCTTTTTCCATTCTCGAGGAGCAGCCCATGGACATACTTCTAGGACTAGATATGCTTAGGAGACACCAGTGTTCCATTGATTTGAAGAAAAATGTGCTGGTGATTGGAACTACTGGCACACAGACTCATTTCCTTCCTGAGGGAGAGTTACCCTCCTGTGCTAAGCTGGTAAGTGGAACTGGGCAAGAGGAATCTTCAAATAAAGAAGCAGCAGATAATAAGAAACGTTCAGTCATGGATTCAGGACGCAAAAAGCATTGA